The following are encoded in a window of Acidimicrobiales bacterium genomic DNA:
- a CDS encoding GGDEF domain-containing protein — MAISVTTVTDDDRLASLTLAYQLIHDLQAGVPGASEELALLAERARRRGWGEVARSCLFGEAVRAWIVGDGRSPEAVGKLIAASEESADEVMLALGLAMRSDQGFSGDDLTTSASRDADLAHAIVLLEQSSGHPLERISAHTACAIALGNRWLFELSHEQYEKALAVGAAEPPGSLDFLLAPILFNLAEEEVSWSGVLRQLDDAPGVAERFKGWETTLATAGTYPMADSWRLELDALGLLLGAIAGHDTAEEARDVLARVGTPDEGEPRAVGLCRLAIALSDADAGRPGAAGAAEAAVSCLSPEIHPFPYDLALFLAATIEARGGSGAGLRYARRAVEEQWARRQASLASMRAHIEAERHASERELLTRHARLDDLTGIGNRRALEEYVGRLAERSSATAALILFDVDAFKAINDNFGHLAGDAVLVRIGRVLERGVRPLDLAVRLGGDEFVVVLAETDLPAAATRAEALLATLDAQPMADLGEGLVLRVSAGVAAGPPARMIEVRAAADAALYCAKGAGGHRVAIGEGPTGRP, encoded by the coding sequence ATGGCAATATCGGTGACCACGGTGACCGACGACGATCGGCTCGCGAGCCTCACCCTCGCGTACCAGCTCATTCACGACCTCCAGGCCGGCGTGCCCGGCGCGAGCGAAGAGCTCGCGCTGCTCGCTGAGCGCGCCCGCCGCCGCGGCTGGGGCGAGGTCGCCCGCAGCTGCCTGTTCGGCGAGGCCGTGCGCGCCTGGATCGTCGGCGACGGCCGCAGTCCCGAGGCGGTCGGCAAGCTGATCGCCGCGAGCGAGGAGTCCGCCGACGAGGTGATGCTCGCGCTCGGCCTCGCGATGCGCTCGGACCAGGGCTTCTCCGGCGACGACCTCACCACTTCGGCGTCGCGCGACGCCGACCTCGCGCACGCGATCGTGCTGCTCGAGCAGTCGAGCGGCCACCCCCTCGAACGGATCAGCGCGCACACCGCCTGCGCGATCGCGCTCGGCAACCGCTGGCTGTTCGAGCTCTCCCACGAGCAGTACGAGAAGGCGCTCGCCGTCGGCGCCGCCGAGCCGCCCGGCAGCCTCGACTTCCTCCTCGCGCCGATCCTGTTCAACCTCGCCGAGGAGGAGGTCTCGTGGTCGGGCGTCCTCCGCCAGCTCGACGACGCCCCCGGGGTGGCCGAGCGCTTCAAGGGCTGGGAGACGACCCTCGCCACGGCCGGCACCTACCCGATGGCCGACAGCTGGCGCCTCGAGCTCGACGCCCTCGGCCTGCTGCTCGGCGCGATCGCCGGCCACGACACCGCGGAGGAGGCCCGCGACGTGCTCGCCCGCGTCGGCACCCCGGACGAGGGCGAGCCGCGCGCCGTCGGCCTCTGCCGTCTCGCCATCGCCCTCAGCGACGCCGACGCCGGCCGCCCCGGCGCCGCGGGGGCGGCCGAGGCCGCCGTCAGCTGCCTCTCGCCGGAGATCCACCCCTTCCCCTACGACCTCGCCCTCTTCCTCGCGGCGACGATCGAGGCCCGCGGCGGCTCGGGGGCGGGACTGCGCTACGCGAGGCGGGCGGTCGAGGAGCAGTGGGCGCGCCGCCAGGCCTCCCTCGCGTCAATGCGCGCGCACATCGAAGCCGAACGCCACGCGAGCGAGCGAGAGCTCCTCACCCGCCACGCCCGCCTCGACGACCTCACCGGCATCGGCAATCGCCGTGCACTCGAGGAGTACGTCGGCCGCCTCGCGGAGCGCTCGAGCGCGACCGCTGCGCTCATCCTCTTCGACGTCGACGCCTTCAAGGCGATCAACGACAACTTCGGCCACCTCGCCGGCGACGCCGTGCTGGTGCGCATCGGCCGCGTCCTCGAGCGGGGCGTCCGACCGCTCGACCTCGCCGTCCGTCTCGGCGGCGACGAGTTCGTGGTCGTGCTCGCCGAGACCGACCTCCCGGCGGCGGCCACCCGCGCCGAGGCGCTGCTCGCGACGCTCGACGCGCAGCCGATGGCCGACCTCGGCGAGGGGCTCGTGCTGCGGGTGAGCGCGGGGGTCGCCGCCGGCCCGCCGGCGCGAATGATCGAGGTGCGCGCCGCCGCCGACGCCGCCCTCTACTGCGCGAAGGGCGCGGGCGGCCACCGCGTCGCGATCGGCGAGGGGCCGACCGGCCGACCCTGA